A genomic stretch from Chelmon rostratus isolate fCheRos1 chromosome 14, fCheRos1.pri, whole genome shotgun sequence includes:
- the LOC121617576 gene encoding reticulon-4 receptor-like 1, with protein sequence MDYLVLWRRGCGVELLLVLCGLDLSLPCPRHCICYTSPSTVSCQAHNFHAVPEGIPAQSERVFLQNNKIQRLLRGHFSPTTTMLWLYSNNISYIQPSTFHGFDRLEELDLGDNRHLKAIASDTFLGLGRLHALHLYHCGLISLPPGIFAGLHNLQYLYLQDNQLEFLEDDLFIDLLNLSHLFLHGNRLWSLSQNTFRGLGVLDRLLLHQNQIKWVDRQAFHDLRRLTTLYLFNNSLTELSGGSLTLLPALEYLRLNDNPWECDCKALSLWDWLRRFRGSTSSLICVSPPELAGKDLKMVKKEELPSCLSGEGHAHGAPGGEMEHGESLNHLNRHRNHHNHHEKTYLLHGDQYSLPSPSPLPRPPKGGRRNCTRRGRKAKGGLNDVQVLREEGEKDYTPDGGKYDLSATARRKNKCIPRTSVGPPSGVQRANNKAGSLLADYIFCLPSALLLSLISVILR encoded by the exons ATGGATTACTTAGTGCTGTGGAGGAGAGGTT GTGGGGTGGAGTTACTCTTGGTGCTGTGTGGCCTGGATCTCTCTCTGCCCTGCCCTCGCCACTGCATCTGCTACACTTCACCTAGCACCGTCTCCTGCCAGGCCCACAACTTCCATGCCGTGCCCGAGGGCATCCCCGCCCAGAGCGAGCGCGTCTTCCTGCAGAACAACAAGATCCAGCGGCTGCTTCGCGGCCACTTCTCGCCCACCACCACTATGTTGTGGCTTTACTCCAACAACATCTCCTACATACAGCCGTCCACCTTCCACGGCTTCGATCGCCTGGAGGAGCTCGACCTTGGGGACAATCGGCACCTGAAGGCCATCGCCTCAGACACCTTCCTGGGTCTGGGTAGGCTACACGCCCTGCACCTATACCACTGTGGCCTGATCAGCCTGCCTCCAGGGATCTTTGCGGGCCTCCATAATCTTCAGTATCTCTACCTACAG GACAACCAGTTAGAGTTCCTGGAGGACGATCTGTTCATCGACCTCCTGAACCTCAGTCATCTCTTCCTGCATGGTAATCGACTATGGAGCCTTAGCCAGAACACTTTCCGTGGTCTGGGGGTCTTAGACCGCCTGCTTCTCCACCAGAACCAAATCAAGTGGGTTGACCGCCAGGCTTTCCACGACCTGCGACGCCTCACCACCCTTTACCTGTTTAATAACTCCCTAACTGAGCTATCTGGTGGCAGCTTGACTCTACTGCCGGCCCTGGAGTACCTACGACTTAATGACAACCCCTGGGAGTGTGATTGCAAGGCCCTGTCACTTTGGGATTGGCTGCGGAGGTTCAGAGGCTCCACCTCCTCACTGATATGTGTTTCACCACCAGAGCTTGCGGGGAAGGACCTAAAAATGgtgaagaaagaggagctgcCCAGTTGCTTGTCAGGTGAGGGTCATGCACATGGTGCCCCAGGCGGGGAGATGGAGCATGGAGAGTCTTTGAACCACCTGAATCGTCACAGAAACCATCACAACCACCATGAGAAGACGTACTTGCTACACGGGGACCAGTACAGCTTGCCTTCACCCTCGCCCCTGCCACGGCCACCTAAGGGAGGCCGCAGAAACTGCACCCGCCGGGGCCGCAAGGCAAAAGGGGGGCTCAATGATGTGCAGGTACTACGGGAGGAGGGTGAGAAAGACTACACTCCAGATGGAGGTAAATATGACCTATCTGCAACTGCAAGGAGGAAGAACAAGTGCATCCCCAGAACTTCTGTTGGCCCACCAAGTGGGGTCCAAAGAGCCAATAATAAAGCTGGGTCACTCCTTGCAgattatattttctgtttaccatcagctctgctgctgtcactcatCTCTGTGATCCTACGCTGA